The genomic segment AAACCGATAAAGAAGCAGACAGGTATTACAAGGGCGCCAGACAATTAAAGGAACCGTCAACAAAATCAAAGTCTAACGTAGGGGTTAGTTACAGATAAAGCCATGCCTGTTGCTTCACAAAGGCTGTCCAAGTTTCTTTCACATTCAGGGATAGATTCAAGGCGAAAATCTGAGGAAATAATAAAATCAGGTAGGGTTTTTGTTAATAATATCAATATCTTAGAGCCTCAATATCAGGTTAATCCAAATGACGATATTGTAACCGTAGACAACAAAGTTATAACCAATGTAAAACGCTATGACTATATTGCATTATATAAACCTGTTGGATACATGTCTGACTTAAAAGACCCGGCAGGCCGAAAATTAGCGCGCGATCTAATTAAAACCAAGACAAAAATTTATCCAGTCGGCAGATTGGATTATAATTCGGAAGGATTAATAATTTTTACGAATGATGGTTATGTTGCAAATTGTATTATGCATCCGAAATTTGATGTTGAAAAAGAATATCACGTAAAATTTAAAGGCAGATTAGATGAAGAGGATTTTATAAAGATAAAAAAGGGGTTGCTTATAGACGGAGTTCTCTGCAGAATAAAAGCAATCAAATTTCTAAAGTCATCCATTAAAAATAATTGGTACAGAATTATTATTTCAGAAGGTCGTAACAGGATTATCAGAAAAATTGGCGAGCACATTGACCATAATGTTCTCAAATTGAAGAGAGTCAGGATAGGAAATATCAAATTGGGTGATCTTGAGCCAGGGCAATACAGATTCCTTACTGAGAGCGAAATCAGACCCTTTAAAATGCGCTCAGATTGATTTCAAGGGTTGAAGTAAGGGTTTTATACGTCTCAATGCATTTAAAACGATTGTATGGCAATATTGACCTGTTTTATTTGTTTGATTTGTTTAATTGGTTTTATTAGTTAAACCAATAAGACTAATGAGACAAATAGGACACATGTAGTTAGAAACTGGTCTTAATAGTTAACATAATATCTCTTATCAGTACTAATAGATTTTACCTATATCATATGGTGATTGCCCCGCGTGGCTTACCGCAGGGTATCTCATTTCCCGGAAGCTACTCCCCCACTTAGTAAAGCTGCCGGAAAGCTGATTACATCA from the Pseudomonadota bacterium genome contains:
- a CDS encoding pseudouridine synthase, translating into MPVASQRLSKFLSHSGIDSRRKSEEIIKSGRVFVNNINILEPQYQVNPNDDIVTVDNKVITNVKRYDYIALYKPVGYMSDLKDPAGRKLARDLIKTKTKIYPVGRLDYNSEGLIIFTNDGYVANCIMHPKFDVEKEYHVKFKGRLDEEDFIKIKKGLLIDGVLCRIKAIKFLKSSIKNNWYRIIISEGRNRIIRKIGEHIDHNVLKLKRVRIGNIKLGDLEPGQYRFLTESEIRPFKMRSD